A window of the Diabrotica undecimpunctata isolate CICGRU chromosome 1, icDiaUnde3, whole genome shotgun sequence genome harbors these coding sequences:
- the LOC140439376 gene encoding drosomycin-like — protein sequence MKGYFIFAILLILTIGTELTLGDCLSGRYGGPCAVWDNETCRRVCKEEGRVSGHCSASLKCWCEGC from the coding sequence atgaaAGGTTACTTCATCTTCGCCATTTTGTTGATCCTCACAATCGGTACCGAATTGACTTTGGGTGATTGCCTTTCCGGAAGATATGGAGGGCCTTGTGCAGTATGGGACAACGAAACCTGCCGCAGAGTGTGCAAGGAAGAAGGACGAGTAAGTGGGCATTGCAGTGCTAGTCTGAAATGTTGGTGTGAGGGATGTTAG